In Porphyrobacter sp. LM 6, one DNA window encodes the following:
- the fabG gene encoding 3-oxoacyl-[acyl-carrier-protein] reductase gives MFSLKGMNALVTGASGGIGSAIAHALASQGARLALSGSNAAKLRAFRDELNEAYPHHDHDGHVEITCDLGNQTQVEELIPAMIDTLGTMDILVNNAGITRDNLGMRMKDDEWDQVIRINLEASFRLMRAAAKPMMKARFGRIINITSVVGATGNPGQMNYCAAKAGLTGMTKAFAQEVASRGITANCVAPGFIRTAMTAALDEKQQAAINGRIPMGRMGEGAEIGAAVAFLASREAAYVTGETLHVNGGMAMLG, from the coding sequence ATGTTTTCATTGAAGGGCATGAATGCGCTGGTCACCGGCGCAAGCGGCGGGATCGGATCGGCGATCGCCCACGCGCTTGCATCGCAAGGCGCGCGTCTGGCGCTGTCGGGTTCGAACGCGGCCAAGCTGCGGGCCTTCCGCGACGAGCTCAACGAAGCCTATCCTCACCACGATCATGATGGCCATGTCGAAATCACCTGTGATCTGGGCAACCAGACCCAGGTCGAGGAGCTGATCCCGGCGATGATCGACACGCTCGGCACGATGGACATCCTCGTCAACAACGCCGGCATCACGCGCGATAATCTGGGCATGCGGATGAAGGACGATGAGTGGGATCAGGTGATCCGCATCAACCTTGAAGCCAGCTTCCGCCTGATGCGCGCGGCCGCCAAGCCGATGATGAAGGCGCGCTTCGGGCGGATCATCAACATCACCAGCGTGGTGGGCGCGACCGGCAATCCCGGGCAGATGAACTACTGCGCCGCCAAGGCGGGCCTTACCGGCATGACCAAGGCCTTCGCGCAGGAAGTCGCCAGTCGCGGCATCACCGCCAACTGCGTCGCCCCCGGCTTCATCCGCACCGCCATGACGGCCGCGCTCGATGAGAAGCAGCAGGCCGCGATCAACGGGCGGATTCCGATGGGCCGCATGGGCGAGGGCGCGGAAATCGGCGCTGCGGTGGCCTTCCTCGCCAGCCGCGAGGCGGCCTATGTCACGGGTGAAACCCTGCACGTGAACGGCGGGATGGCGATGCTGGGGTGA
- the fabD gene encoding ACP S-malonyltransferase — protein MRAFIFPGQGSQKVGMGSELAEASVAAREVFGEVDEALKQKLSALMRDGPDDQLTLTENAQPAIMANAIATLRVLEQDFGVKLAEKGGCVAGHSLGEYAALCAVGAFGLADTARLLKLRGQAMQAAVPLGEGTMAVLLGADIDQAKALAEAAAQGQVCEVANDNDPSQVVISGHTAAIERAVGLVKDFGIKRGMILNVSAPFHSSLMAPAAARMAEALGETPPAAFTLPIYANVTAARVDDPEEERALLVEQVTGRVRWRESVLAMRADGVESFVELGGKVLGPMVGRIDKDAQVASLVTMADLEAFAKEIA, from the coding sequence ATGCGCGCATTCATTTTTCCGGGGCAGGGTAGCCAGAAGGTCGGCATGGGCAGCGAACTTGCCGAAGCAAGCGTGGCAGCGCGCGAAGTGTTCGGCGAGGTTGACGAGGCGCTCAAGCAGAAGCTTTCGGCGCTGATGCGCGACGGGCCGGACGACCAACTGACCCTGACCGAAAATGCCCAACCGGCGATCATGGCCAACGCCATCGCCACGCTGCGGGTGCTGGAGCAGGATTTCGGCGTGAAGCTCGCCGAAAAGGGTGGCTGCGTTGCCGGCCACTCGCTCGGTGAATATGCGGCGCTGTGTGCAGTCGGGGCCTTCGGGCTGGCCGATACGGCGCGGCTGCTCAAGCTGCGCGGGCAGGCGATGCAGGCGGCGGTGCCGCTGGGCGAGGGCACGATGGCGGTGCTCCTCGGTGCCGACATCGATCAGGCCAAGGCGCTCGCCGAAGCCGCCGCGCAAGGACAAGTGTGCGAAGTCGCCAATGACAATGATCCCTCGCAGGTCGTGATCTCGGGCCATACCGCCGCGATCGAGCGCGCTGTCGGGCTGGTGAAGGACTTCGGGATCAAGCGCGGCATGATCCTCAACGTTTCGGCGCCGTTCCATTCCTCGCTGATGGCACCTGCCGCCGCGCGGATGGCCGAGGCGCTGGGCGAAACCCCGCCTGCCGCTTTCACTCTGCCGATCTACGCCAATGTCACCGCCGCGCGGGTCGATGATCCGGAAGAAGAGCGCGCCCTGCTGGTCGAACAGGTCACGGGCCGCGTGCGCTGGCGCGAAAGCGTGCTTGCCATGCGCGCCGATGGGGTCGAAAGCTTCGTCGAGCTGGGCGGCAAGGTGCTCGGCCCGATGGTCGGACGGATCGACAAGGACGCACAGGTCGCCAGTCTGGTGACAATGGCCGACCTCGAAGCCTTCGCGAAGGAGATCGCATGA
- a CDS encoding LD-carboxypeptidase — translation MTNIAICAPATPITREQAAALEELVAAEYPAHRVTFHEQCFERSGHFAGDDLRRLTALLECSNDPAFDVVWFAKGGYGSNRIAEAAVAQMNRAARAKTYVGFSDAGYLLGALYRAGIGQSVHGSMPVSARSEGGREAIRRVLNWLSGDTSGVEPSVDGTTPAAAFNLITLAMMSGTPMMPDLTGHVLMVEEVAEHLYSVDRLFFHLAATLPRLAGLRLGAITDVPENYVEFGQSEEEIAQFWCARAGIPYLGRALIGHNSANRVVPFGLASPPAQT, via the coding sequence ATGACGAATATCGCCATCTGTGCACCGGCCACGCCGATCACCCGCGAGCAGGCGGCTGCGCTCGAGGAACTGGTCGCGGCCGAGTACCCGGCGCACCGTGTGACGTTCCACGAACAGTGCTTCGAACGGTCAGGCCATTTCGCGGGCGATGACCTGCGGCGGCTGACGGCCTTGCTCGAATGCTCCAATGATCCGGCGTTCGATGTCGTCTGGTTCGCCAAGGGCGGGTACGGCTCCAACCGCATCGCCGAGGCGGCCGTCGCGCAGATGAACCGCGCCGCGCGGGCCAAGACCTATGTCGGCTTTTCCGATGCCGGCTATCTGCTGGGGGCGCTGTATCGCGCAGGCATCGGGCAGAGCGTTCACGGCTCGATGCCGGTCAGTGCGCGTTCGGAAGGCGGCCGCGAGGCGATCCGGCGGGTGCTGAACTGGCTTTCGGGCGACACCAGCGGGGTCGAGCCGAGCGTCGACGGCACCACCCCGGCGGCGGCCTTCAACCTCATCACGCTGGCGATGATGTCAGGCACGCCGATGATGCCCGATCTGACTGGCCATGTGCTGATGGTCGAGGAAGTGGCCGAACATTTGTATTCGGTCGACCGGCTGTTCTTCCACCTTGCCGCGACGCTTCCGCGGCTTGCGGGCCTGCGGCTCGGCGCGATCACGGATGTGCCGGAAAACTACGTCGAATTCGGCCAGAGCGAGGAAGAAATCGCGCAGTTCTGGTGTGCGCGTGCAGGCATCCCCTACCTTGGCCGCGCGCTGATCGGGCACAATTCTGCCAACAGGGTTGTGCCCTTCGGCCTTGCCAGTCCGCCCGCGCAGACGTAA
- a CDS encoding glutamate ligase domain-containing protein: protein MDNGTTAGTLSGRPLFFCGIGGSGMLPLAQITHGFGLAVAGSDRSNDAGRTPEKFAWLAANGFALFPQDGSGITSSDQVLVASAAIEDSVPEVARARELGCQRLSRAELLSTLFNDAATSVAVAGTSGKSTVTGMIAWILHEAGRDPTVMNGAVMKNFIGPDNPFASGRVGQPGLFVSEADESDGSIALYRPTIGVLLNVSLDHKSLEELRVLFGDYLAASGTAVVNCDSAEARLLVSRASKVVTFGLDSADADLTIDPASLELLALGSSAVVIDKRNGETFALDLPMPGRHNLSNALAAIAAASAAGIAVGDAVRALASFAGLARRFDVIGTSPQGITVIDDFGHNPEKCAATLRTLKATPGRVIAFFQPHGYGPLRQMGHELAQTFARELGPDDLTIMCDPVYFGGTVDRSEGSERIVDLIAAEGGNAEYIAAREDCGERITGLARPGDRIVVMGARDDTLTDFARAILKRLG from the coding sequence ATGGATAACGGGACCACAGCCGGGACGCTTTCGGGGCGCCCGCTTTTCTTTTGCGGCATTGGCGGATCAGGGATGCTGCCGCTCGCGCAGATCACGCATGGCTTTGGCCTGGCAGTCGCCGGTTCGGATCGCAGCAATGATGCGGGCCGCACACCCGAGAAATTCGCCTGGCTCGCCGCCAACGGCTTTGCGCTGTTCCCGCAGGACGGCAGCGGGATCACGTCGAGCGATCAGGTGCTGGTGGCCTCGGCCGCAATCGAGGACAGCGTGCCCGAAGTGGCCCGCGCCCGCGAACTCGGATGCCAGCGGTTGAGCCGTGCGGAATTGCTCTCGACCCTGTTCAATGATGCAGCCACGTCGGTCGCCGTCGCGGGGACTTCCGGCAAATCGACCGTGACCGGCATGATCGCATGGATCCTGCACGAAGCGGGGCGCGACCCGACGGTGATGAACGGCGCGGTGATGAAGAACTTCATCGGGCCGGACAATCCTTTCGCCAGCGGGCGCGTCGGCCAGCCCGGCCTGTTCGTCAGCGAAGCCGACGAGAGCGATGGTTCGATTGCGCTCTATCGCCCGACCATCGGCGTGCTGCTCAATGTCAGCCTCGACCACAAGAGCCTCGAGGAGCTGCGGGTGCTGTTCGGTGACTATCTGGCAGCCTCGGGCACGGCAGTGGTCAATTGCGACAGCGCCGAAGCGCGGCTGCTGGTATCGCGCGCCAGCAAGGTGGTGACTTTCGGGCTCGACAGCGCCGATGCCGATCTGACGATCGATCCGGCCTCGCTGGAACTGCTCGCGCTGGGCAGCAGCGCCGTGGTGATCGACAAGCGCAATGGTGAGACCTTCGCGCTCGATCTGCCGATGCCGGGGAGGCACAACCTCTCGAACGCGCTGGCCGCCATCGCTGCGGCGAGCGCTGCCGGGATCGCGGTCGGCGATGCTGTGCGGGCGCTGGCCAGTTTTGCCGGTCTGGCGCGGCGGTTCGATGTGATCGGCACGAGCCCGCAAGGCATCACCGTGATTGACGACTTTGGCCACAATCCGGAGAAATGCGCCGCGACCCTGCGGACGCTCAAAGCCACACCGGGGCGCGTGATCGCGTTCTTCCAGCCCCACGGCTATGGCCCGCTGCGGCAGATGGGCCACGAGCTGGCGCAAACCTTTGCCCGCGAACTGGGGCCGGACGATCTAACGATTATGTGCGATCCGGTCTATTTCGGCGGCACCGTCGACCGCAGCGAAGGCAGCGAGCGGATTGTCGATCTGATCGCCGCCGAGGGTGGCAACGCCGAATACATCGCCGCGCGTGAGGATTGCGGGGAGCGCATCACCGGTCTGGCCCGCCCGGGTGACCGGATCGTGGTGATGGGTGCGCGTGACGATACGCTGACTGACTTTGCGCGCGCGATCCTCAAGCGGCTTGGCTGA
- a CDS encoding class I adenylate-forming enzyme family protein: MHPRDFSLDTLLANCAARYAHRLATVDGAQRLTWAELDARVTNLARWMLARGIAPGDRIALLLTDGAPFVTTLLASARIGAIAVLLNWRLAPAELAWIIGNAEVAMTFVNPRFAHLIAEAEAGEVITVDEGHAHDGAFECAATATHGPVSHVYDLGLDLAPDRPVYMMYTSGTTGRPKGCLQAGSAVAASALGFAQHRGFRHDEVLLSVNPLFHVVGMQQVAAMLACGGTSVFAGRDDDNAAILDLLHCEGCTTTSAFPTISFPWQAMNPIRNGVMPLTNYTGGAGMGRPQMYEFIEKEWDARVVGGYGQTEICGFATFMDYADMLEAPRSIGWTLPHVTMTVLDPEGNHLPPGEEGELCLRGPSVMLGYWRNAEASEAALGHGWLRTGDLGTMDERGRGYLLGRAKELIKTGGENVYPAEVDAVFAAMPEVADAGCCGVPDKQWGEAVKAFVVLKPGMSLTREEITARFKGQIAGYKRPRYIEFVDQLPRDPIGKLLRRELSARPVTPDQAA, from the coding sequence ATGCACCCCCGCGATTTCTCGCTCGATACGCTGCTGGCGAATTGCGCCGCACGCTACGCCCACCGCCTTGCCACGGTCGATGGCGCCCAGCGCCTGACCTGGGCCGAGCTTGATGCAAGGGTGACCAATCTGGCGCGCTGGATGCTGGCGCGCGGGATTGCGCCGGGTGACCGGATCGCGCTGCTGCTGACCGACGGCGCGCCGTTCGTTACCACACTGCTGGCTTCGGCACGGATCGGGGCGATTGCGGTGTTGCTCAACTGGCGGCTTGCCCCGGCTGAGCTCGCGTGGATCATCGGCAACGCCGAGGTTGCGATGACCTTCGTCAACCCGCGCTTTGCCCACCTCATCGCCGAGGCCGAGGCCGGCGAAGTGATCACGGTGGATGAAGGTCACGCCCACGATGGCGCCTTCGAATGCGCAGCAACGGCTACCCACGGCCCGGTGAGCCACGTCTACGACCTCGGCCTCGACCTTGCCCCTGATCGCCCCGTCTACATGATGTACACCAGCGGCACGACCGGACGGCCCAAGGGCTGCCTGCAGGCCGGAAGCGCGGTCGCGGCCAGCGCGCTCGGTTTTGCCCAGCACCGCGGGTTCCGCCACGACGAGGTGCTGCTCTCGGTCAACCCGCTGTTCCATGTCGTGGGGATGCAGCAGGTCGCCGCCATGCTCGCTTGCGGAGGCACCAGCGTGTTCGCCGGCCGCGACGACGATAACGCCGCGATCCTCGATCTGCTGCACTGCGAAGGCTGCACCACCACCAGCGCCTTCCCGACCATCTCGTTCCCGTGGCAGGCAATGAACCCGATCCGCAACGGCGTGATGCCGCTCACCAATTACACCGGCGGCGCAGGGATGGGCCGTCCGCAGATGTACGAATTCATCGAGAAGGAATGGGATGCGCGCGTTGTCGGCGGCTACGGCCAGACCGAGATCTGCGGTTTTGCGACCTTCATGGACTATGCCGACATGCTCGAAGCCCCGCGCTCGATCGGCTGGACGCTCCCCCATGTGACCATGACGGTGCTCGATCCCGAGGGCAACCACCTGCCCCCCGGCGAGGAAGGCGAGCTGTGCCTGCGTGGCCCTTCGGTGATGCTCGGCTACTGGCGCAATGCGGAAGCAAGCGAGGCCGCGCTCGGCCACGGCTGGCTGCGCACCGGCGATTTGGGCACGATGGACGAACGCGGGCGCGGCTACTTGCTCGGCCGCGCCAAGGAGTTGATCAAGACCGGCGGTGAAAACGTCTATCCGGCGGAAGTCGACGCGGTCTTCGCCGCCATGCCCGAAGTGGCGGACGCAGGCTGCTGCGGCGTGCCCGACAAGCAGTGGGGCGAGGCGGTGAAAGCCTTCGTGGTGCTCAAGCCCGGCATGAGCCTCACCCGCGAGGAAATCACCGCGCGCTTCAAGGGCCAGATCGCAGGCTACAAGCGCCCGCGCTATATCGAGTTCGTCGACCAACTCCCACGCGATCCGATCGGCAAGCTCCTGCGGAGGGAACTCTCGGCAAGGCCGGTCACGCCCGATCAGGCGGCCTGA
- a CDS encoding DUF418 domain-containing protein, whose amino-acid sequence MVAATQGRDRIDTLDALRGLALFGILMANILYWSGWSFMPAAQQQALAGVDGVVWQYRFNHLLIDGKFYTIFSLLFGAGFALQIGRLQARGADGMRIYRRRVLVLLGIGLTHSLLIWDGDILTLYALLGMLLPLFYGWSERRLLIAAGLLIFVVPIIGVWLFHALGFAPHRYLYGIADAIVRGMGIDPATDKVLEWFQRDDFRGWAAWQGTGWIYAWALKLETWRIPKVLGIMMIGLVVGRRLVTGTLLENRALLQRVLAGGLVVGVPGSLAYALIGHSGQDSLPSLIGTVPLALAYAAGFALAWPQAKGVLRHLAPVGRMALTNYLTHSLIGLVFFYGIGFGLAGRFTPLQFYAIAVMIFAAQMVFSRWWLDRHEQGPMEALWRRATYAGLAKPQAA is encoded by the coding sequence ATGGTGGCGGCGACGCAAGGCAGGGATCGCATCGACACGCTCGATGCCCTCCGGGGGCTCGCCCTGTTCGGCATTCTGATGGCCAATATTCTCTACTGGTCGGGCTGGTCGTTTATGCCGGCCGCGCAGCAGCAAGCCCTTGCCGGGGTGGACGGGGTGGTCTGGCAATACCGGTTCAATCACCTGCTGATCGACGGGAAGTTCTACACCATCTTCTCGTTGCTGTTCGGCGCGGGGTTTGCGCTCCAGATCGGGCGGTTGCAGGCGCGCGGAGCCGACGGGATGCGGATCTATCGCCGCCGCGTGTTGGTGCTTTTGGGCATCGGATTGACCCATTCGCTGCTGATCTGGGACGGCGATATCCTGACGCTCTATGCCTTGCTCGGCATGCTCTTGCCGCTGTTCTACGGGTGGAGCGAGCGCCGCTTGCTGATCGCCGCGGGGCTGTTGATCTTCGTGGTGCCGATCATCGGCGTCTGGCTGTTCCACGCGCTGGGCTTTGCGCCCCACCGCTATCTCTACGGCATTGCCGATGCGATTGTGCGGGGCATGGGCATCGATCCCGCGACCGACAAGGTGCTGGAATGGTTCCAGCGCGACGACTTTCGCGGCTGGGCGGCCTGGCAGGGCACGGGATGGATCTATGCCTGGGCGCTGAAGCTCGAGACCTGGCGCATCCCCAAGGTACTGGGGATCATGATGATCGGGCTGGTGGTCGGGCGCAGGTTGGTGACGGGCACTCTACTGGAAAACCGCGCGCTCTTGCAGCGCGTACTGGCGGGCGGGCTGGTGGTCGGCGTGCCGGGCAGCCTTGCCTATGCGCTGATCGGGCATAGCGGGCAGGACAGCCTGCCCTCGCTGATCGGCACGGTGCCGCTGGCGCTGGCCTATGCCGCCGGATTTGCTCTGGCATGGCCGCAGGCGAAAGGTGTGCTGCGCCACCTTGCGCCGGTGGGGCGCATGGCGCTGACCAATTATCTCACCCATTCGCTGATCGGTCTGGTGTTCTTCTATGGCATCGGGTTTGGCCTTGCTGGCCGGTTTACGCCGCTCCAGTTCTACGCCATCGCCGTGATGATCTTCGCAGCCCAGATGGTGTTCTCCCGCTGGTGGCTGGATCGCCACGAACAGGGCCCGATGGAGGCTTTGTGGCGACGGGCGACCTATGCCGGACTGGCGAAGCCTCAGGCCGCCTGA
- a CDS encoding phosphotransferase family protein — MSAFPAHPDDITDDWWNAVLGRVPDRWRWEPIGTGQVGDSVRFTLDFADEQGVTLAGKFAAADPTSRATAAMLGLYAKEVRFYRDLAPQLPIRTPRTLAAQMAEDGTSFVLLFEDLGPARGGNQLAGCTIDDAREVVRQAAALHAPSWNNPAILDLDWLQPDPAAAAQVKALYPRAQAVFRERYCDALEPEFMALCEALAEYTAVTDRTHEKTSLVHGDFRLDNVLFDIKGGAEPVAVLDWQTLTIGNGLTDIGYFLGCGIGDALRRAHERELLELYCAEMTARGVPLTLDAIWRDYVVGALHGVSTAVFSSAFVVQTPRGDANFLSMARGACALCHQHASLDLLKKG, encoded by the coding sequence ATGAGCGCATTTCCGGCGCATCCGGATGACATCACCGATGATTGGTGGAACGCGGTGCTCGGCCGTGTTCCTGATCGCTGGCGCTGGGAGCCGATCGGCACCGGCCAGGTCGGCGATTCTGTGCGCTTCACGCTCGATTTCGCGGACGAACAGGGCGTCACACTGGCGGGCAAGTTTGCGGCGGCCGATCCCACCAGCAGGGCGACTGCCGCGATGCTCGGCCTCTATGCCAAAGAGGTGCGCTTCTACCGCGACCTTGCTCCGCAATTGCCGATCCGGACACCCCGCACCCTCGCCGCCCAAATGGCCGAGGACGGCACAAGCTTCGTGCTGTTGTTCGAGGACCTCGGCCCCGCGCGCGGCGGCAACCAGCTGGCTGGCTGCACTATCGACGATGCCCGGGAAGTGGTGCGGCAAGCCGCGGCGCTCCACGCACCAAGCTGGAATAACCCGGCGATCCTCGATCTCGACTGGTTACAGCCGGATCCGGCCGCCGCCGCGCAGGTGAAGGCGCTTTACCCCCGCGCGCAGGCGGTTTTCCGCGAAAGATATTGCGACGCGCTTGAACCCGAATTCATGGCGCTGTGCGAAGCGCTGGCTGAATACACCGCCGTCACGGATCGCACACATGAGAAAACCAGCCTCGTCCACGGCGATTTCCGGCTCGACAATGTGCTGTTCGATATCAAGGGCGGCGCGGAGCCGGTGGCAGTGCTCGATTGGCAGACGCTCACCATCGGCAACGGCCTTACAGACATCGGCTATTTCCTCGGCTGCGGCATCGGCGATGCGCTGCGACGCGCGCATGAACGCGAGCTGCTGGAACTCTACTGCGCCGAGATGACCGCGCGCGGCGTGCCGCTTACCCTCGATGCAATCTGGCGCGACTATGTGGTGGGCGCACTCCACGGCGTATCAACGGCGGTGTTCAGCAGCGCCTTCGTGGTGCAGACCCCTCGCGGCGATGCCAACTTCCTGTCGATGGCGCGCGGTGCCTGCGCGCTGTGCCACCAGCACGCCAGTCTCGATCTCCTCAAGAAAGGATAG
- a CDS encoding glutathione S-transferase family protein, translating to MTVPVLYTCARSRGLRATWAAEEAGVDIDLRILPFPPRYLAPEYMAVNPLGTVPMLVDGDTKMTESCAIAHYLATRGGYTPLAIAPGERDYGEYLDYTYHADATITFPQTVYMRFCLFEKDKGLQEAGYAYAKWFHKRLIKVEERLQGREFLCADRFTVADICVGYALILAESVGLDEGVPESLKEYRARLTARPAYIRALEREEAGRKALSPVQPAP from the coding sequence ATGACTGTTCCTGTCCTTTACACCTGCGCGCGTTCGCGCGGGCTTCGCGCAACCTGGGCCGCCGAGGAAGCGGGGGTCGATATCGACCTCAGAATCTTGCCGTTCCCGCCGCGCTACCTAGCGCCCGAGTATATGGCAGTGAACCCGCTCGGCACGGTGCCGATGCTGGTTGATGGCGATACAAAGATGACCGAGAGCTGCGCCATCGCGCATTATCTCGCGACCCGCGGCGGCTACACGCCTCTCGCCATCGCGCCGGGGGAGCGCGATTACGGCGAATACCTCGATTACACCTACCACGCCGATGCGACGATCACCTTCCCGCAGACGGTCTACATGCGCTTCTGCCTGTTCGAGAAGGACAAGGGACTGCAAGAGGCGGGCTACGCCTATGCCAAGTGGTTCCACAAGCGGCTGATCAAGGTCGAGGAGCGCCTTCAAGGCCGCGAATTCCTCTGCGCCGACCGCTTCACGGTCGCCGACATTTGCGTCGGCTATGCGCTGATCTTGGCGGAGAGCGTGGGATTGGACGAGGGCGTGCCCGAAAGCCTCAAGGAATATCGCGCCCGTCTGACTGCGCGCCCCGCCTATATCCGCGCGCTTGAACGCGAAGAAGCTGGCCGGAAGGCGCTCAGTCCCGTCCAGCCAGCCCCTTGA